The window GTATGAACCATTTTAAATTTGTTGACAGTCTTTATTCTTCATCTAGATTAAATAATGTATCTTTCTGACTTGATCACTAGAAATTATTTGTGGTACTGTACTTGAAAAGAATGATATCATTGAACTAATGAAATGATATGGAGTTCATAAACcttctttttacattttgttttcacacaGCAATCATAGCAGCTCAGAATTTGAAAGATGCTGGCATATCAATAGTAACAATAGGAATAGGTCTGGCAGATTTACACGAAATAACAGCAATGGCCAGTCAGCATGATTTTGTGTTTAACATAAGCAACTTTGATGTCTTAAGCATAATCAATAAAGACTTGTTGCAAATTACTTGTGACAGTGAGTAGACACAATTGTATTCAGCTAGATTCCTAGAATAATAGCTTTCGTGTCTATTTGATTTTACCCTTTCTAATgccaattcaatttttttttttttgcagtatcTAATGGCTTCACAAACCAAACAACTAATGGTAAGTTtgcaataaaactaaaaaatatggATATAAGTTTCTAGTTTCCACATAAATAACCAAAGTTTAAATGTACCTTAATGCTGAGAATGTTAAAAAGTgacattgttgtttgtttttttaataattatggtGACACTGTTTTATCTTTGCGCAGCATCTACAACAAGGGCCACAACAAGGGATGTATCAACAAGTCAAAGTATTACTACCTTGCTTGTCACCGAAACACCATCCACTCAAGCATCATCATCATTAGCTAGTGCCACCAGTATTTCTCCTAGAACAACAACTGTACAACTTGCTACCTCTACAGGAACTTTGGTAACCAATGGGTCAATAAGTACTTCTAGTGCACCTGCTAATATATCATTTGGTGAGTATGATCAATGCACAAGAGTAACTCAGATAAAACTAGGtagagcagaaaaaaaataacacagtgtacagtttttgaaaacattacatTTTAGTTTGTAAAAATTAAGCAAATCTATAGACTCTTCtacattaaaaaatgtgtaactcTTGGAATTTTACAAAATACTTTAGCGTATGTCTtctgtgttgtttttctttgcaCATTTCAATGCCACATGTGCTGTAATCATTTATCATTATGCTTTATCCTGTGTatgaaaatgttgaaaatatttttttggatGCAACAGAAGATACACCTGCTCCACTACCTGGAGATGTTGTTGTTTCTTGTGGAAATTCCAGCAAGGCAGACATAATATTTCTACTTGATGCATCGTCCAGTGTAACAGAACCAAACTGGAAAAAGATTGTCAAATTTTCATCCGATTTGGTTCTGAACTTTACTTTTGGTTCTGATAGCAATCTGTTTGGAGCAGTCATTTTCAACTCACAGGCTACCAAGAAATTTGATCTGAACACCTATCATAATAAAACTGCAGTTGCTAATGTAAGTACTATTTTCAAAGAGAGAAACATATTTGGATGTTTTATTATATAAACATGATTCTAGAACTTTATTAGGCTATGTCACCTAAGGTGtcacaaatgtttttgtatCTTCTGTTTAGCCTTTACCATTTTATTCCTTTTAACTAAATGGCTTGCAACCATATTTTAAATCTGAACAAATGCAAGAGTTTTATTCAATGTTCTGTCCTCATACTATTTGTTACTATTCTCTTGTGATTTTGACAGGCTCTACTGGCTATACCATATCCTTTCACCAGTGGCACAAACACTGCTTCAGCATTGTCCTTTATACTGACAAATAACACATTTGGTACATCCAGCGGAGGCAGAGATGATGCTCAAAACATTCTCATAGTCATAACAGATGGACAATCCTCCAATCCTAATCAAAGTATGAACCATTTTAAATTTGTTGACAGTCTTTATTCTTCATCTAGATTAAATAATGTATCTTTCTGACTTGATCACTAGAAATTATTTGTGGTACTGTACTTGAAAAGAATGATATCATTGAACTAATGAAATGATATGGAGTTCATAAACcttctttttacattttgttttcacacaGCAATCATAGCAGCTCAGAATTTGAAAGATGCTGGCATATCAATAGTAACAATAGGAATAGGTCTGGCAGATTTACACGAAATAACAGCAATGGCCAGTCAGCATGATTTTGTGTTTAACATAAGCAACTTTGATGTCTTAAGCATAATCAATAAAGACTTGTTGCAAATTACTTGTGACAGTGAGTAGACACAATTGTATTCAGCTAGATTCCTAGAATAATAGCTTTCGTGTCTATTTGATTTTACCCTTTCTAATgccaattcaattttttttttttgcagtatcTAATGGCTTCACAAACCAAACAACTAATGGTAAGTTtgcaataaaactaaaaaatatggATATAAGTTTCTAGTTTCCACATAAATAACCAAAGTTTAAATGTACCTTAATGCTGAGAATGTTAAAAAGTgacattgttgtttgtttttttaataattatggtGACACTGTTTTATCTTTGCGCAGCATCTACAACAAGGGCCACAACAAGGGATGTATCAACAAGTCAAAGTATTACTACCTTGCTTGTCACCGAAACACCATCCACTCAAGCATCATCATCATTAGCTAGTGCCACCAGTATTTCTCCTAAAACAACAACTGTACAGCTTGCTACCTCTACAGGAACTTTGGTAACCAATGGGTCAACAAGTACTTCTAGTGCACCTGCTAATGTATCATTTGGTGAGTATGATCAATGCACAATAGTTACTCAGATAAAAGTAGGtagagcagaaaaaaaataacacagtgtacagtttttgaaaacattacatTTTAGTTTGTAAAAATTAAGCAGATCTATAGACTCTTCtacattaaaaaatgtgtaactcTTGGAATTTTACAAAATACTTTAGCGTATGTCTTCtgtgttgttttcatttgcacattTCAATGCCACATGTGCTGTAATCATTTATCAGTATGCTTTATCCTGTGTATGAAAAtgttgaaactatttttttggATGCAACAGAAGATACACCTGCTCCACTACCTGGAGATGTTGTTGTTTCTTGTGGAAATTCCAGCAAGGCAGACATAATATTTCTACTTGATGCATCGTCCAGTGTAACAGAACCAAACTGGAAAAAGATTGTCAAATTTTCATCCGATTTGGTTCTGAACTTTACTTTTGGTTCTGATAGCAATCTGTTTGGAGCAGTCATTTTCAACTCACAGGCTACCAAGAAATTTGATCTGAACACCTATCATAATAAAACTGCAGTTGCTAATGTAAGTACTATTTTCAAAGAgagaaacatatttgtttttttttattatataaacatGATTCTAGAACTTTATTAGGCTATGTCACCACAGGTGtcacaaatgtttttgtatCTTCTGTTTAGCCTTTACCATTTTATTCCTTTTAACTAAATGGCTTGCAACCATCTaaagatctaaagatagatgcaacatctgcaaaaaaatatgcaccctgaaacagaaagccattcaatgtgacacctgcgatgaatggtaccatgcatcatgtctccatatgaatacacctgtgtattatgccttaggcaacaaagacgcatcatggcactgtgtaccgtgtgggttacctcagtttacatcaggactgtttgattcctttgatgcggacacttctaacccatacaacatcctaaacaccatcccgaaccaaactcaccaaccactagccagatccactcctgttaaacctaaatctactaaaattaatacaacagcctcactaaacaaacctactaaagaagtaataccaaaataccttaaaaccttagttataaattttcaaagcattaggaacaaaacagcagacttagaaattttattagaatgtgagaaaccagacataattgcaggaacagaaacttggctgcatcctgaaatttataatgcagaaattttcaatagtaattatgaaacttttagaaaagatagggctgataatcatggaggagttctttaagcaataaaaaacactcttatagcagaagaaattaccttacctaactcaaaaaatgtagaatcaacattttgtaaaattaataccacctcaacatccctaataataggcagcatttacagaccaccaaattctagtttagaatacatgcaggaactatgtaatcagattactacacttaaagagacaaatacaaatgcagttttttggattatgggtgatttcaacctacctgatataaattggaaaacactaaccatagataaacaccaaaaccttaaggacataaatgagcttttcatagaaactttacacaacctaagtttagatcaaatcattaaaaagccaactagattaaacaacacattagatctcttcttaaccaacagacctggattagtagttgattatgaaattatccctggtctatcagaccatgagatcataaaaatacacagtcagataaaagcagtagccaatacaaaacccaaaagaaaaatcttactctggaataaatgtaacctaacacaactacaccaagctgcactaaactttcaacaaacattcttattagaaaaagacattaaccaaccagtcgatgacctctggaatttcattaaaaaccatcttaaaagcataatagaaaatcatataccaactaaatacacatcaaacaaaataaataaatgctggtttaataatagactaaagaagctttgtaaacagaaggaaaacctctatagaaaatttaaagaaactaatgcagaaagagtttacaaaaagtatataaaaattaaacacttaacccaaaaagtaagcagacagctgcagagtgaatacataaacaatgtaatatctaaagataacaacaaaaacctatggtcatacattaagtctaagaaaatggaaacaacaggcgtagcgccattaaaagatgaacataacataatacataatgataatgaaactaaagcaaacattctaaacaaatactttgcatcagcattctcagccccaggagacaaagacatattactgaatttgaaccaagtagacaacatagaagatatagtagtacaagaaaatggaattcaaaaactattagccaacaccaaaccaaataaagcttctggacctgatggtattccagctagattactcaaagaactaagtaatgagctagccccagtgttcaaaatactctttcaggcttcacttaaccagggcagagtaccaaaggactggaaagaagctaatgtcacccccctatttaaaaaaggagaaaaatctgacccagggaactacagaccagtatcacttaccagcatcacatgtaaaatcctagaacacataatatgtagcaacatcataaaccacttagacaaacataatgtcctcacaccataccaacatggctttaggaaatatagatcatgtgaaacacaactaataggactaattgatgatttttcaaaaggtttagataatagtgaacaaatagatgctatcttactagatttttctaaggcttttgataaagttcaccaccatagtttgcttaaaaaattaaaatatttcggcattaatggtccactgcatcagtggattaaagactttctgatagggagagaacaaactgtaataataaatggctctaaatcaacaccgataacagtaaactcaggtgtacctcaaggtacagtcttgggtccactactatttttaatttacataaatgatttaccaaattgcattagttcaggaacaaaagtcagattatttgcagacgattgcataatatatagaacaataaaaacaacacaagacacagagagaattagatgaattacagaaatgggaatcaaattggagcatgtctttccacccagaaaaatgtcagttgttaagagtaacaaaaaaactaaaacaaattaattccacttatcttattcatggcaaaccagtatcacagactaaaaacgcaaaatacctaggtgttataataaatgaaaaactatcatggaatccacatattgatgaaac of the Biomphalaria glabrata chromosome 11, xgBioGlab47.1, whole genome shotgun sequence genome contains:
- the LOC106067238 gene encoding uncharacterized protein LOC106067238, producing the protein MASQHDFVFNISNFDVLSIINKDLLQITCDISNVFTNQTTKASTTRATTRDVSTSQSITTLLVTETPSTQASSSLASATSISPRTTTVQLATSTGTLVTNGSISTSSAPANISFEDTPAPLPGDVVVSCGNSSKADIIFLLDASSSVTEPNWKKIVKFSSDLVLNFTFGSDSNLFGAVIFNSQATKKFDLNTYHNKTAVANALLAIPYPFTSGTNTASALSFILTNNTFGTSSGGRDDAQNILIVITDGQSSNPNQTIIAAQNLKDAGISIVTIGIGLADLHEITAMASQHDFVFNISNFDVLSIINKDLLQITCDISNGFTNQTTNASTTRATTRDVSTSQSITTLLVTETPSTQASSSLASATSISPRTTTVQLATSTGTLVTNGSISTSSAPANISFEDTPAPLPGDVVVSCGNSSKADIIFLLDASSSVTEPNWKKIVKFSSDLVLNFTFGSDSNLFGAVIFNSQATKKFDLNTYHNKTAVANALLAIPYPFTSGTNTASALSFILTNNTFGTSSGGRDDAQNILIVITDGQSSNPNQTIIAAQNLKDAGISIVTIGIGLADLHEITAMASQHDFVFNISNFDVLSIINKDLLQITCDISNGFTNQTTNASTTRATTRDVSTSQSITTLLVTETPSTQASSSLASATSISPKTTTVQLATSTGTLVTNGSTSTSSAPANVSFEDTPAPLPGDVVVSCGNSSKADIIFLLDASSSVTEPNWKKIVKFSSDLVLNFTFGSDSNLFGAVIFNSQATKKFDLNTYHNKTAVANALLAIPYPFTSGTNTASSLSFILTNNTFGTSSGGRDDAQNILIVITDGQSSNPNQTIIAAQNLKDAGISIVTIGIGLADLQEITAMASQPDLVFNISNFDVLSIIYEDLLQITCDISYSTTDLSTSDWHNGEMI